From Microbacterium sp. LWH11-1.2, one genomic window encodes:
- a CDS encoding adenosylhomocysteinase: protein MTASEIATQDNSRVEWIRSRMALLADVRQDLARTRPFAGHRIGMSLHVEPKTAVLVETLAAGGAELIGTGNFGSTQDDVVEYLNSLPGITIHGRRDDTLAQHEANIAAVLDGAPDIILDNGADLVAGLVARGTTDTVIGGTEETTSGGDRLRGELAGAVPFPVIVINDSLLKAIGENKHAVGQSAVESFMRITNAMVPGRRFVVFGYGWCGRGVAQYLRALGGRVAVVDTDELKAFEAALDGFRVGGAADFAAWGDVFITATGRPGVLPYEIIEQMHDGAIIGNVGHFPWEIDVETLRARATSTTSLGSALDRIDLPHGGHVILLANGRMFNLAGTAPKGNSIESMDLGFLLQTLSLVRVVTDRSALSPGPQPVPDDIDRTIARRILAVLDSSS from the coding sequence ATGACCGCTTCCGAGATCGCGACACAGGACAATTCCCGGGTCGAGTGGATCCGCTCCCGCATGGCGCTGCTGGCCGACGTGCGACAGGACCTCGCGCGCACGCGACCCTTCGCCGGCCACCGCATCGGCATGTCCCTGCACGTGGAGCCGAAGACCGCGGTCCTGGTCGAAACGCTCGCGGCCGGCGGCGCCGAGCTCATCGGCACCGGCAACTTCGGATCGACGCAGGACGACGTCGTCGAGTATCTGAACTCCCTGCCCGGCATCACGATCCACGGCCGTCGCGATGACACGCTGGCGCAGCACGAGGCCAACATCGCCGCCGTGCTCGACGGCGCCCCCGACATCATCCTCGACAACGGTGCCGATCTCGTCGCCGGACTCGTCGCACGCGGCACGACCGACACGGTGATCGGCGGGACCGAGGAGACCACCAGCGGCGGCGACCGCCTTCGCGGCGAGCTCGCCGGCGCGGTGCCGTTCCCGGTCATCGTGATCAACGACAGCCTCCTGAAGGCCATCGGCGAGAACAAGCACGCGGTCGGACAGTCGGCGGTCGAGAGCTTCATGCGTATCACGAACGCGATGGTCCCAGGGCGCCGCTTCGTGGTCTTCGGCTACGGCTGGTGCGGCCGCGGCGTCGCGCAGTACCTCCGGGCCCTCGGCGGTCGTGTCGCCGTGGTCGACACCGACGAGCTGAAGGCCTTCGAGGCGGCCCTCGACGGCTTCCGCGTCGGAGGCGCAGCCGACTTCGCCGCCTGGGGAGACGTGTTCATCACGGCGACGGGCCGCCCCGGCGTGCTCCCCTACGAGATCATCGAGCAGATGCACGACGGCGCCATCATCGGCAACGTCGGCCACTTCCCCTGGGAGATCGACGTCGAGACACTGCGCGCCAGAGCGACGTCGACCACCTCGCTCGGCTCCGCTCTCGACCGCATCGACCTCCCGCACGGCGGGCATGTCATCCTGCTGGCGAACGGGCGCATGTTCAACCTCGCAGGCACCGCGCCCAAGGGGAACTCGATCGAGTCGATGGATCTGGGATTCCTCCTGCAGACCCTGTCGCTCGTGCGCGTCGTCACCGACCGTTCTGCTCTCTCCCCAGGCCCCCAGCCCGTACCCGACGACATCGATCGCACGATCGCCCGGCGTATCCTGGCAGTCCTCGATTCCTCATCCTGA
- a CDS encoding Gfo/Idh/MocA family oxidoreductase yields the protein MHPVGFVGTGFHARTNLLPAASLAGVAIIGLASRDAERSAVTLARAGFEAARPYGSVRDLVADLPHLDRVIVCAQPSDQPGIVDQLIEAGMHVLAEKPLGLDAGEAKVLADHAASRGVALRVAFMKRYAPAVRALDELLTAAELGELLSFEVRFGADAGGFAPTPADFIRLAAIHHVDLARHLFGDVERVDVAFSGTAVACTVLVTLRMRSGAVGTLHLSDGPGHTSELDVATITCERGTVTMTDTRELVVHRGAAGGTDWRRPLEQRTVMEPAVSTMSGGAQDLVLRGFVDEIESFAADDLNGEDPSAQENVRTMELVDAIIRQLPSDRTAGATAGAA from the coding sequence ATGCACCCTGTCGGTTTCGTCGGGACGGGCTTCCATGCGCGGACGAACCTCCTGCCCGCGGCGTCGCTCGCGGGGGTCGCGATCATCGGTCTGGCGAGCCGTGACGCCGAGCGTTCCGCGGTGACCCTCGCGCGTGCCGGCTTCGAGGCCGCGCGCCCGTACGGCAGCGTCCGCGACCTGGTGGCCGACCTTCCTCACCTCGATCGGGTGATCGTCTGCGCCCAGCCGTCCGATCAGCCCGGGATCGTCGACCAGCTGATCGAGGCGGGCATGCACGTGCTCGCCGAGAAGCCGCTCGGCCTCGATGCCGGCGAGGCGAAGGTGCTCGCCGATCACGCGGCGAGCCGAGGGGTCGCGCTCCGAGTGGCGTTCATGAAGCGCTACGCCCCTGCGGTGCGCGCCCTCGACGAGCTGCTGACCGCCGCAGAGCTGGGAGAGCTGCTCTCCTTCGAGGTGCGCTTCGGTGCGGATGCCGGCGGGTTCGCACCGACCCCTGCGGACTTCATCCGACTCGCGGCGATCCATCACGTCGACCTCGCGCGCCACCTCTTCGGCGACGTCGAGCGCGTCGACGTCGCGTTCTCCGGAACCGCCGTGGCCTGCACGGTGCTCGTGACCCTGCGCATGCGGTCCGGTGCCGTCGGCACCCTCCACCTGTCCGACGGCCCGGGGCACACGAGCGAGCTCGACGTCGCGACGATCACCTGTGAGCGCGGCACGGTGACGATGACCGACACGCGAGAGCTGGTCGTGCATCGTGGAGCAGCCGGCGGCACCGACTGGCGTCGTCCGCTCGAACAGCGCACGGTGATGGAGCCGGCCGTGAGCACGATGTCGGGCGGCGCGCAGGATCTGGTGCTGCGCGGTTTCGTCGATGAGATCGAGTCCTTCGCCGCCGATGACCTGAACGGCGAGGACCCGAGTGCGCAGGAGAACGTGCGCACGATGGAGCTGGTCGACGCGATCATCAGGCAGCTGCCCTCGGACCGCACGGCCGGCGCGACAGCGGGCGCTGCCTGA
- a CDS encoding patatin-like phospholipase family protein, whose amino-acid sequence MHSSSSSPRPVSRALVLAGAGAAGNAWQLGLIAGLSEAGIELVDADLIVGTSAGSTVAAQITSGIRPADLHAAILAEPPRPAAGAARRPMISGPAYMHWSDEIIASSADAADMRRRIGAAALARDTSDGADAARWREIVARRLPRHEWPEQRVLIPAVDALTGEPVVFDRDSDVGLVDAVAASTSAMTPYRVGESRYLNGGYRRSSNADLATGYDRVLILEPFGGRSRQPLTWGMDLAAQVDELRSGGSIVETVFPDAGSGDVFDANALDPSTRLPAARGGHAQGRGLAARLADFWSV is encoded by the coding sequence ATGCATTCCTCTTCCTCTTCTCCCCGCCCTGTCTCTCGGGCTCTCGTCCTGGCCGGCGCCGGAGCAGCCGGCAACGCCTGGCAGCTCGGGCTCATCGCCGGTCTCTCCGAAGCCGGCATCGAGCTCGTCGATGCCGATCTCATCGTCGGCACCTCGGCCGGATCGACCGTCGCCGCGCAGATCACCAGCGGCATCCGACCGGCTGACCTCCACGCCGCCATCCTCGCCGAGCCTCCACGCCCCGCGGCAGGTGCGGCACGACGTCCGATGATCTCGGGCCCGGCCTACATGCACTGGTCGGACGAGATCATCGCGTCTTCTGCGGATGCCGCCGACATGCGCCGCCGGATCGGTGCTGCCGCTCTCGCGCGTGACACCTCCGACGGCGCGGATGCCGCGCGCTGGCGGGAGATCGTGGCGCGGCGGCTCCCCCGCCACGAATGGCCGGAGCAGCGCGTGCTCATCCCCGCCGTCGACGCGCTGACCGGCGAGCCCGTGGTGTTCGACCGGGACAGCGACGTCGGCCTGGTGGATGCCGTCGCCGCCAGCACCTCGGCGATGACGCCCTACCGGGTCGGAGAGAGCCGGTACCTGAACGGCGGATACCGGCGCAGCTCGAACGCCGACCTCGCCACAGGGTACGACCGGGTCCTGATCCTCGAGCCGTTCGGCGGGAGGTCGCGTCAGCCGCTCACCTGGGGAATGGACCTCGCCGCACAGGTCGACGAGCTGCGATCCGGCGGAAGCATCGTCGAGACCGTCTTCCCGGATGCCGGCTCGGGCGACGTCTTCGATGCCAACGCCCTGGATCCTTCGACACGCCTTCCCGCCGCGCGCGGCGGCCACGCGCAGGGACGCGGGCTGGCGGCACGGCTCGCCGACTTCTGGAGCGTCTGA